The following nucleotide sequence is from Drosophila simulans strain w501 chromosome 3L, Prin_Dsim_3.1, whole genome shotgun sequence.
AATGGCCAGGAAAATTCTGAGTGGCGGAGGGGCTCGTGGAAAGCGGCGTGCAAGAGGCACGGCGCACAGCTGCGACGCGCGGCGTAATGGCAgcaggaaattgaaaaaaagttGCCGCGCGCTCACCTTTGGGCGGCTTCTGTTGCCTGTTCTTCCTTGCCTGTTCTTGGCGCTTGTCTTTTCCACGAGGTAGTTTGGGGTATATGCTGCAGACCCAAAACATGATAGAAAGTTGCACTTCAgaagaaatgcaaaatttcaatttatttgtacaaCTATACAAAATACTGCAATTGTATTTTTCATTCACATGATTTACAGCAAAGTGGATAGTAAAAGCCTCGTTTAtagctttttttttgacaGGAGTCAAATTAGCATTCAATTGTTGTTTGCTAGTTAAAATGTTGTACAGTGCCAGGTATCCGTTTAGCTGTTATTTCCTTgtagttttcagtttttcctgCACTTGACAGACGTTGCCACCTTAACCGCCTAGGAAAGAGTGTCAAAAGTCAAACACTTTTGCTTGTCTCAGCCCCGATCTCTTGAGTTGTGGAAGTCACACAGAAAGTCGCAGTTTTTTTTCGTGATTTATGATACTTTTTTTGGCTTGGCTAAGGCCAGCTTAAAGTCCGTGGCCCAGAAAGAAGGAAAATCAATTCTGCAAACGAGCGAAGATAAACGATAAATAGCTAATCACAAATCTTTTGGCACATTGTTATGCAACTATTTTATTGAGCGATAGTCTTCTGTTTTAATGCTagatttatataataattcaTATAAGGCTGTAATGCcgtaaaactaaataatatttgtaaaagaTGATATCACAAAATCTACTTCTGAGTTCCTTTTTTATGTTACTGCTTTCCTGAGTGTAGACAAGAGTATTCAAAATAGTCAGAAAGATTAAACCTATAGCTTGAAAATCTTGATTTTCTAGTTTGTCAATAAGAGTTATCATACTCtttaaattacttaatatGGTGCTcaattaatgaattaattattgcCTTCCGCATTATGCTCGTACTATAGTTTGCCGATTTCCTGGAGATACTTTCGCTTGCGTTTCTGCTGCTTCTCGAGTTGCCGCTGCATATTGGTTCGCAATCTGTCCCGATATTCCCGTTCCCTATCGAGTGCACTCATCTGCTGGGAACTGGCCTCCGCGTCGAACTCGAGGTCAAAGGCCGTCTCCCATTGGCgacgctgctgcagctggatgAGCTCGTTTGTCAGCTGCAACTTGGTGCTAGCGATTCGCATCATCTTGCGCCTGGGCCGCCCCAACTCCCTTCGGTGGAGGTAGAGGGCATAGCTCACGGATTTCTCCCTCCTCTGGGAGTTGCCACTGCAATCGCTGCTGGAATAGTCTGACATTTTCCTCTCGTATCttctatgcaaattgaaacgTTCTCCTCACTGGTTTGAGGCCAAATGATGCAATCAGTGCGTGTGCGGGCGACTTTTAAACCACTCaggtatatggtatatggttCGATGCGATGTGGGTTTCCTCGAGATTTCCCGGTTTCCCAGGTATGCAAAAATCCTGGATTTATTGCCGCACATTATATCTTAAGAGCTCAATTAGGATACCTATACCTGCCCCCATAACTGAACCTAATCCCGCGACGCGACTTGAACTGATTACGTTTTCCAGCTCGGTTGTTGGTGCCATCGGTGCTCCGGTGTCATTGCCAGCAGGCAGAATCGCAAAATAGAGAGCTCCAGGttcaatgcaaatgcaaatgcgctTTGCATGTTGCCGCTAATTGGCAACAGTTGTCGATGCTACTGTTCTTTTGCTGCCACACGACGTTCCCTCTAGCTTCGGTGCAGTTAGCGAAAAATCTAGGCCCAAGACAAATCAAAGATAGATCGGGAAGAATTCCAAGAATTCAGTTATTCCCTTTTGGAATTCCAACATAATACAAGAGGTAAATTACTTTTAGTAGTCCGTGTAGTATTTTATAGCAAAATTGCGAAAGGTATTTAGTATTCTAAACGTTCTTTATATAACTATATCTTCAATTAAGCATGACAATGGAAAACCACTTAATCTACCGAAATAGAATAATTTCGTAAGAAATCAGATTTTCTGTGTTTTCAAGGTTTGTTGTCTGTTTGGTCTCAAAGCCTCATTAACTATTCACAATTAGTTCTGCGTTTACTAGAGCACATTCTCGCTTTTAGACAATTTATGTTAGTGTAAGGTTTTCAGTTCTTTTTTCTTGGGCCGACGTGACCGGCATGATTAATGAACGCCGTTATGCTTTTATGGCCGATATGGAGGCAAAGCCCTGCGTTTAGTGTCCATATCCATGTGTGTAATTCGTGCGCATGCGTCGCTGCCTTAGAGGTGTTGCATAAGTCGGCGCCATAAAGTGAGCCggcagaaaaacaataaaacaccAGCAAATTAGAAATTACCTTTATGTGCAATACGAGGTAGcgtagaaaaaaaagaaatacaacgATAAGCTGAAAAAATGGTAACAAATTTACACACAATGGGCAGTTAGCAGCCTGTGGTAGGGGCATTGCCTTGTGGCAAATGTGCGTGGCATTACATCAGCggtttcttttggccaactctgCATCTGCGGCCTCATTAAGCCCGGGTTAAATCGGAACTGTAGTTTCCAAGCCGGGGTTAATCGGAACTATACACATACGTATGCATATGTAGTTGCCAAGGCGGAAACTCAAAGGCCCCGCAATGTTGCAGATTCAAACATAACTGCCAAGTGATTTCCCTTTAGCTGAGGAAAAGCCAGTGCTAATTAACCCACATGGCCAAGAGTGTAAAGTGGAAATTGCTGTGCAGCTTTTCCAGCTCTCGaactgtaaaaaaaaactattccAGTCCAACTGCATTACAATGTTATCCAAATGACAATAcgcaaaatatatacatatctccCTAAAAACTTTTCCGGGTGGCGACAAATTTCCAACTGGCAAAACTCCATgtaacaacaaaatatataaaaacgtAGCTACAacatggcaaacaaaacgacGAAAAGGGAATATTTTCCACATcaaaatgcacataaataataaatggaaCCAGCCAAACGGCCAGAACAGGAACTCGAAACCTGAAACAAAAGAGAATCGAGATGCCAGAATCGGGcgaactgaaaactgaaactgaaaactgagtACGGaaagctgaaaactgaaaaacaaatagaaaaaaaccAAGAGAAAATGTCGGTCAGCAGAAGGagcttttgtgtttttcggGACAATTGTTAATAATGAAAGCGCTGgcagaaattatgaaattaattttccaattttaattatgcaacaGTTGCCAGCTTCTCTGGCTCTCCGCTcctcaaaatgcaaattgactGGCACATGCAGAAAGTTGCTGAAGTGGAGACccttttgtggctgctgcattGCCCAGTGGATTACTCCTTCTGGCACACCCACCTCCCGCGCTCCATTCAATTATGgcccacacagatacacacactcgcattcaGATGCAGGCATACGCATCCATGAGATTTCAGTGCGGCGGTCTGCGCCACGTTGATTAGAGCTAAGCCCTAAATTAGTTGCTGCCGTTGGCCGCGTTGATGGCACGACCTTAAGACCACGTTAATACTACCCCTTTTGGGATTCAAAATGGGCCGCTCGATGAAGTCATCCAGATGGCAGCGGATGTGGAGTGGGCAGCTCAGATTTTCAATTGATATATATGACTTATGCCTAAGCTATGCCTCTAAATAAGCAACGTAGAATGGTGATTTCCCAGTACATTCCCTTATAAAGAATattcattaattattttaaaagaaatttgtaaatatatatatatgggattcacatatatttattatgtgattattatatattttcagctATTCTTTAGGCGATTagttcataattaaattagtgTGTCATGGTTTGGTTCTTAGTTGATTGACTATATTTTAACATCTGAGCTCTAAATCgttaattattaatttgaacTTCATATTATGATACTAAATGATTTTGCGAgttttatctatatatattttttaagttcgTGTTCACAAGATTTTCTCTACTAGATTATTGAAATAGTATCAATCTGTCGCAAGTTGTTAATCCCGCTCAAAGGACTTTGTGGCACAGATTGTAATGTCGTTAGGGCAGCAAACAGTCCAATTTGATTTGTCGTGAGTTATATGAGTGTTAATCGTTTCCATTCCGGAATATCTTTCTGCTGGACAAGGCCGAGAAGAACACGGCGGCACTTCCGGAACTTAGTTGATGCCAACTTATTAGCGAACACCGTTTAATGGGCCCAATTAATGTCAACCAAGTTGGCGGCGGGTCGGCCAATGATTTCTGGGCGATTTTCTGTGGGCGCCTTTGGGCCAAGAGTGAAATTCAGTCGAAACGAAAGTTTCGCTTGGCCATTGATTGGCTCGCTTCGCTGCACGCTAACAAAAACGCCAAGTCCGGATCGCAAAACTTTTTCGAATCGAACATTTGtagaaatgcataaaaattaattaacaagcAGCTGATGCCGTACAGCGATTCAGTtttttggcttaaaattattattagccATTGCGAAGCTGGTGGAAAAATTAAGGCAAAAGCGtaagaatttttaattggcttttcTGCTTCATCTTCTCCCCGGCTATTGTTGCCATTATTcttgttgtatttgttgtgTTTCCTACTCAATGCCGTCGTCATCGTCGACTTCTCGCACATTTAAGCCTAATTAACTTTCTACTTAGAGCTCAGTTTTCATCTTCTCGCCGCTGAGGAGAGTGGATTTACACTGGGGGAAAACTGTAGGtaattcaaattaagtcaATGAACTTATCTTTTGAAgggttattttttatttacactaGCTCTTCTACCATTTTTCAGTATATTTTGGTCGTTAGTTTTGTTGCAGTGTAGGCCATCGTCTTCTGAATTCGCTTCGTTCCTTGGCTTTGGTTCGCTGTGCAGTTTGCattgttggctttttgtttcaGCCCCTATCGTGCCGTTGTACCTTATTGTTTTGGCCGCCTTTTGGTGCTTTAGCTGCTTTTTCTACTTTTGCACTGCGTCAACTtctaatttcatttgaagCCTCCGCCGTTGGCTTTGATGATGATGCCAGGGCCAAGCTCAGAACTTGCTGCTTTTTCTACAGCCACTGCTGCCACTACTGCTGCcactactgctgctgctgttcaaACGTGGCTAACAAGGTGAAAAGTAGGTGAATGTTAAGCAGCGGCACCAACAATgttgggaaaaacaaaagaaaaatggcaACAGCACCAACAATGACAATAAGTAAACAACATTTAGCGAAAGAGCAGAGTGGAGTGgtaaaaaacacacacaaaaagcaaGACGACACACACAGGCAACAAAGGCAGAAGACAAAACGTGCCAAAAAAGGGTTAGAGCCAGaaacaaaagacaaacaaacaaacatattaACGTAAAATGTTGTTGGCCGCCGATGTTGCCGCTGagcatgttgctgttgctgctgctgatggcaCCGATAAGTTGCTGCAGCAACTCCGGCATCTCGAGCATAGTACGTATCTCCGGAATTTTCATCTTTTTTCCCCCGCCTCGTGCCGGAAGTGCACATtaagtgtttttaatttccagtTTCGCACAACTGCAGAACTGTTTGCGAATGAAAAGCGAAAGGCGCGGGCGTGAATGGAAAGTGTTGCTGTCGCGGCCTCGCACAAATCATTTTTGGGCCATTCTTAAAGCTGTCAAAAGGAAACTGGTGAGCCAGACTGAAATACGGGGCACTGGTAAAAAATATGACTGCGAAATATATTATGCTGGTAGCTGtagaaattttatttaaatgtttaaaaaaagcTCGCAGGAAGTAGTCTACTTAATCCCACACTAAAACTCCTTCTGATCATATTAGTAacttatttacaattaaaatttgcagTTTAATCTGTTTTCTTCAGATTTATATCAATAACAACACCCATGTACTCAATGTGAGCATGTGTGTTGTCAGATGTAATGACAAGCGTTTTGACCTTGAACGATGGTGCCAAGGAGTATAATAAAGTGCTGAAATCGCGTGCACTTATGATGCATTTAATTTCGAGATACAAAGTCGCAcaattttccccttttcctGCAACTACAATAGATGCCCAGAGattgcaacaaaataaaagggaaaaataagTGCAACAACTACCATTTTTAAACATGTGCGAGAGTTCACGGGGCGTGTTAACCACTTTTTCTGCGCATTGTGTTTCAGTTTGCCAACGTTGAgcttgctttttatatttttaacgatttttcttttgccaGCCGGGGTTAAGCAAAAAGCTTTACAAAACATTTTCGTGTgaaaaaatttgattaaacCTTCACGCGTTGGCAGAACTCAATTCGTTTTTACATAATGATCGCATTTAacgaaaaatttaattactatTTTTGCTCGCTGACATGTCGCTGACTTTGACATTAATCATCGCTGCCGTGTGTTGACTGGCCGTGAAGTGTTGGCCAGCTGATGGGCCACTAACGGAGTTGGCCAAACAGATTCGAAAACAATTTACTAAGCAAATGTGCATCTAACTGCATTTGCCGAATGCCACTCGAATAATGCATGATGAGCCTGCGCAGGCTTTGCTCGATCTaagtgcacttaaaaaaaatgggTTAGCCAGTAAAAGGATTTATTAGATTACAggaaaaaatgatttaagattTTGCTCTATAAAAAGTTACTGCAGATTGAAATAATACAAACTGGCTTTTATTACATGgtacttaaaaacaaattaattagttaaaatatttggatAATCCTTTTAAAATCCCttcaatttttttctgtgccaAATTAAGTGCACCTCCGTAGCGCTTTTTCCAATTTTAACGATTCAGTGAAAATGTCGCATAGATTACGTGACTTTGATGCGATTGACATAGTGGCGAGATTTATGCGTGTCCCTCCTGGCAGGTGGGCGTGGTCAGTTGGGCTTGGTTTGGGGCCCTCACGAACGTGTGTTGCCTGAAATTACAACGAATCCaaaaatggtacaaaaaaaGCGGGGAACAGCGCCCACAACTAATTTGAATGCCTCggcgtgtgtgtttttttttcgagttaGATTGAAGAGACAGTGGAAaaagtgagtgagtgaaaGATCACGACCAAAAAGTTGGCAGCGAAGGCGGCACATGAAAGTTTACGACGTCGCATCAGCGAAATGGGCAGAAATTGTCGGACACACTCTGTTGCTatctttcgcttttttttttgtttactaaCGTCGAAACTTAATGgccaaagaaaagcgaaaccggggaaaaaagtgaaaatcctAAACCTAAGTGGGCGCGGGCTTGCTAGAATTCTTTAATCGCCGGTGAAATGGAGAAAGAGTGGAGTTAAGTGCTAGAATCACTAGATTTCATGGTTGCCTACAGCTGGTTTCAAGCATTAGGGCAATTGAGGTAATGGATAAAACAAATCTTTGCAGAATATGAAACTAAGGaacttgaatattttaaattctaaaACGAGTTATTCTTTTTTACTTTAAGTTAAGTCCTTAGAAGTGCAGCCTACTAAATACCTGTATCTAGTTTCCCCTTATGTCAGTTCATATTTCTACTTCACCAACTGCTGTTAATCCCTACCCAAATCCAAGAAGAACACAtaatttctttgctttttttgccGGCCTGTCTGAGTGTTTAATATAATATCCCGCAAGTCTTTGTACTTTGtcgtgtttgctttttttccgGCCACAGGGCATTTCAAAGTCTTCCATTTCCGCTGTGAACAGGTGCGCAGGGAGGTCTGTGCCTTTTTTTTCTGAGACCTCTCAACCGAAATGTTCTTCCGCCGACTTTTTAAACGGTATTTGTATTCCATTACGGCTT
It contains:
- the LOC27206249 gene encoding uncharacterized protein LOC27206249 — protein: MSDYSSSDCSGNSQRREKSVSYALYLHRRELGRPRRKMMRIASTKLQLTNELIQLQQRRQWETAFDLEFDAEASSQQMSALDREREYRDRLRTNMQRQLEKQQKRKRKYLQEIGKL